In Scophthalmus maximus strain ysfricsl-2021 chromosome 21, ASM2237912v1, whole genome shotgun sequence, one genomic interval encodes:
- the LOC118291233 gene encoding suppressor of cytokine signaling 6, with product MKKISLKTICKSLSIKGKEEGDFAMLQQPSVTPEFSKEESLFGGCYTKDLSSCDLGGEEDKGGPNKGRSKSESLMGSLKRRLSAKQKAKVKGGSSAIGSVDDDDTFSSSSVPISFNEVKAQRPLRSASLRSHHYSPSPWPLRSVNSDDSCIKMEVKVKAMVHSPSPSPSLNGVRKEFHDFQMEGLFQDQAESFKNLQQPQNGELHLDIDENDVPVVMGLTPQDYIQYTMPLDEGMYPEGSHSCCLDGSSPMEVVTEADNRSLHMDQGREDHELVSGMPPDLFMETSVNSLLIGSAGVMLQSSRVEVPPPLSPLLPPMTSNGHIPRTFSGFSSSDSQVAERVRHHLNFDPNTAPGVSRVYDSVQSSGPMVVTSLTEELKKLARQGWYWGPITRWEAEEKLVNLVDGSFLVRDSSDDRYLLSLSFRSQGKTLHTRIEHSNGRFSFYEQPDVEGHTSIVDLIEHSIKDSENGAFCYSRSRLPGSATYPVRLTNPVSRFMQVRSLQYLCRFVIRQYTRIDLIQKLPLPNKMKDYLQEKHY from the coding sequence ATGAAGAAGATAAGCCTTAAGACCATCTGCAAGTCCCTCAGCATAAAGGGCAAAGAGGAGGGTGACTTTGCCATGCTCCAGCAGCCCTCTGTGACTCCAGAGTTTTCCAAGGAAGAGTCACTATTTGGGGGCTGCTACACCAAAGACCTCTCCAGCTGTGACCTTGGTGGAGAAGAGGACAAGGGGGGTCCGAATAAGGGCCGTTCAAAGAGTGAGAGCCTGATGGGATCACTGAAGAGGCGGCTGTCCGCCAAGCAGAAGGCAAAAGTGAAAGGTGGCTCTTCTGCCATAGGCTCagtggatgatgatgacaccttctcatcctcttctgtGCCCATCAGCTTCAACGAGGTGAAAGCACAGAGACCCCTTAGATCCGCATCCCTGCGGAGTCACCATTATAGCCCCTCACCGTGGCCTCTGCGATCAGTCAACTCTGATGATTCGTGCATTAAGatggaagtaaaagtcaaagcCATGGTTCACTCACCTAGCCCCAGTCCCAGCTTAAATGGCGTCCGGAAAGAATTTCATGATTTCCAGATGGAAGGGCTCTTTCAGGATCAAGCGGAATCCTTCAAGAATCTGCAGCAGCCACAAAATGGTGAGCTGCATTTAGATattgatgaaaatgatgtgcCTGTGGTAATGGGGTTGACGCCCCAGGACTACATCCAGTACACAATGCCTTTAGATGAGGGAATGTACCCGGAAGGGTCCCACTCTTGCTGCCTGGACGGCTCCTCTCCTATGGAGGTGGTGACTGAAGCCGACAACCGGTCCCTCCACATGGACCAGGGACGAGAGGATCATGAACTGGTTAGTGGGATGCCTCCGGACCTGTTCATGGAAACCTCAGTTAATAGTCTTCTCATTGGTTCTGCTGGTGTGATGCTCCAAAGCTCTAGAGTAGAAGTCccgcctcccctctctccactcCTGCCACCCATGACAAGTAATGGACATATCCCCAGGACTTTTTCGGGGTTCAGCTCTTCAGACAGCCAGGTAGCCGAGAGGGTAAGGCATCACCTCAACTTTGACCCAAATACAGCTCCCGGGGTCAGTAGGGTCTACGACTCAGTCCAGAGCAGCGGACCCATGGTTGTGACGAGCCTgacagaggagctgaagaagctggCGAGGCAGGGCTGGTACTGGGGCCCCATCACGCGCTGGGAGGCGGAGGAAAAGCTGGTCAACTTGGTCGATGGCTCGTTCCTCGTCCGAGACAGCTCAGATGACAGGTACCTGCTTAGCCTGAGTTTCAGGTCCCAGGGCAAAACCCTCCACACCCGCATCGAACACTCCAACGGACGCTTCAGCTTCTATGAGCAGCCAGACGTGGAAGGACACACGTCCATTGTTGACTTAATCGAACACTCTATCAAAGACTCGGAGAATGGAGCTTTTTGCTATTCCAGGTCTCGCTTACCAGGGTCTGCAACCTACCCCGTCAGACTAACCAACCCAGTATCTCGGTTTATGCAAGTGCGCTCACTGCAGTACCTTTGTCGCTTTGTCATTAGACAATACACAAGAATAGACCTGATCCAGAAACTGCCCCTACCTAACAAGATGAAAGATTATCTGCAGGAGAAGCACtactga